A region of the Paenibacillus rhizovicinus genome:
TGCTCGTCGAGCCCCCCACCTCGGGAGCGGGTGTCCAGAATTACCATGTCCTTGTAAATGTCCGAGTTGGCCTGAACAAAGACTCGGCCAAGCCGAAGCATTGTCGAATCGAACATGCCGTCTTTCGGATTAAACCAGTAGTCCTCGTCCGTATGGTAGATTGATGCTGTTTTGAGCGTGCCGGCAATCAGATCTGTGCTTGTTTCCGTTGCGAGCCAGATGCCTGTTGGTTTCAGGTACACGTTGATCTGGCGGACCAGCAGCTCGCTGCCTGGCGCCTCTATGATCGCATATTCTTCTACCTTTTCATTCACCGGCACCCAGCGGTGGAAGCTGTTCTTTCCGAGCGTGAAGCTGTGCCCTGGCGTCGGATTAAAATCCATGTGGAAGAAACGAAGCAGCTTGTTCTGATCCTTCATGACCACCGGTACGGTGACAGTCACGTAAATATCAATTACGTCGTTAAAGGAGGCTTCCCTTTGCCCGATCGCTTTCCCGTCGGATTGATACAGGAACTCGGACTTTACAATCACAAGCGTTGCTCCTTCAATAGCCGCCATCGGCGTCAACGTAAGCTTTGTTGCCGCCTTATACTTATCGATGAACTGCTTCATCTCGTTTCCAAAATCCGTATACAGTGCAATGCTCGCCACCTTGATCCGCTGATCAAATGCCGTCTCTTTGGACGGAATCGTCGTCGTGAACTTATTCGAGACGTAGGCATCCTTCGTTTCTTTCGTATCGTTGTACACCGGCGAAGACGTCCAGCTGAGGATGTTCTCGATCATCCGTCGGTTTCCAGGATTCTGGAAACCACGCTCATCATCCATGGCGTTGCAGTCCGTCATAAACACGATCCGCTGCTTGTCGTTTTCATAAGCAGCCACAACCGGAAGTCCATTCGAGTAAGCAACGGGCTGAATACGACTGCCGCTAATTCTGTAGTAGGAGGCTGCCTGCATTGTAAAGCTCGTACATCCTTGAGCAAGCGGGTGGCTCGTGTTAAACGTGCCGCTTGTGGTTACGATAGCGTCCGGAACGAGTGTCAGATCCGGAAAGTCCTGAGAAACGATGCTTAGAAAGTTTGCGTTCCAGTCCGTTAATCCGGAGTGCTCGGCGGTGATGATAGCAGATCCTCCCGCTGCGATAAAACTCCGGATTCCTGCCACGCATTCAGCAGGCACAGGATTCATCATATAAGCCACAATGATCAGATCGTAATCTTTGTAGTTCGCCACCTTGCTTATTGTCCATTTGTCCTGGTCAACCGCCAGTCCTTTGGATAGCAGCAAATGGTACATCTGAGAGAAGATGCCTGTGATGGTATACTCGCTTTCGTTATCAGTCAAGATCAAGGCTTTCGTAAAAGTTCCTGACCCGCCGCCGGTCTGTTCCGTAATGATGCCCTCGGCATGCAGATCGGCATGGTACCGGACTTCCAAGTCAACTGGACTTCCGACATCAATGACTTCAGTATTGTCACTGCTGTAGAATCCACGGTACGTGTACCAGTCTTCACGATACGCATAGCGTACGGTGATCTCGTCTTGGTCCCGGATCCGATCGTGCAGATAAATAATGCCTTTCTCTGCATCCACATCCGAGACACGGAGGCGGCGGTTGTTGTTAATCCGACTCGCATTGACTTCCAGATAGCTGACTCCTTCCTCTGAAGCAAGTACGATTGGCCGGAACTGAACCTGAATCATCTGCTCGTTGAGGACGACTGGATACTCTTTCTCCACTACGATTGTTGGGAGATTCGTGAACTCCTGATTTTCGTACTCTGGAATGGAATAGTCAAGCACGACCTCTACGGAATCTCCGGCACTCTGAGGCCGATAGGCGACCAACTCCGGGTTGGAGAGGTATAATTGCGGCACACGCTCTTCTGGCTCGTAATACGGCAGCCGGATGCGCCGCTTGAATCGGCCGTTTTTTACCCGCAGGTACCAGTTCTCCCGCTCCGAGGATCTCTTTTCTACCCGTGGCTTCTCGATATCAATTTTATGCCGCTCGTCAATTTTGATGGCAAGCACCGGCACAGCCGAGAGAACTTCGAAGTTCGTCCAGGCGACCAGGTTCACCTTCAGTGCATCCAGAAATTCATCCGTTCCTTTTTTCAGGACATTGCGGAGGCGGATCCGGTTTACCCCGTGCTTGATCTGGTCAACTTCAAATCGTTTGTTCCCATTCAGGTTGTACAGGAATCGGTAGTTGACCCGGTACTCGGCGTTCAATCCACTCTCGTTCTCCCCACGCTCAATGCGGAGCAGAACTTCATGCAGCGGCGTGTCGCCGAGGTTTAGTTTCGTCAGCAGCCCACCATCGCCCAAGAGAGTGCCTAGTGTTTTGACTCCCTCGTGCTTGTAGATTTCATCCTCATCGATTGTGTATGGCGAACCGAGCGGATAGATCGGCGGCACCGGTGCGCTGGCCATCGGCTTATTGCCGGAACCGAGCGATACGGTTACGCTGCTGTCTCCCCCGGTTTTGCGGATGCTCCAGGCAAAGTTCTTCACTTTCTCTGGAATCTCGGCATCAATCTCGGCCGGCTTGAACTCGTACCCCATTGTGCCATCGGGAGATAAGAATGCAATACCTGTTCCATTGATGTCCATGCCGTTATCGCTCGTGCGCCAAGGAGTGATCTTGGTGCCGCCAGCCTGCGGGTCATTCGTGTAGCCATACACATAACCGTCACTCTTGATACGGCCTTGTACCGGTCCGGTGGAAACGAACTGGATTGGATCAACGGGCTGGAAGATCGGCTTGCCTGCAGTCAGCGCATCAAGTTTCGGCTTGAGAATGTCCTCTGCTTTTGTATCGTTCAACTTCATCTCCGAATTGGATGTGAACTCGACCGGATACATCTCACTCGCTGCTTCCTTCCCCTCAAGCTCAGTGAAGGTCAACTTCGACCAATAGCACTCTTGCTGGGAGATGTTAAATATTCCATAGGATCCATCGGTATGTTTCGGCAAGTTCTTTGTTCCGTTGTCAGGGATATCGTGGCTCCCGGTGTCCTCTCCGATACAAACAAGCTCACCCAACTCCGTGCTGCCAGGCTGACCAATGTAAATCCGGAACTCATCTTCCTGTACGACGACGGTGATCTTATATTTGCTGCTAGTCGCCCAGCCAGACGGGTTATACGTTTTGTTGTAGGCTGTGACATCGATGTAAGATACGCCGGTCTTATCAGACTGAAATCTAGTGTGTGGCTCGTCTGCACTATTGTACGAAGGCAAGATGTTTGGAACGGCTTTGAATACTTTCTTCTTCTTGTTCGTAAAGCTTTGATTGTATTGAAGGTAGCTGCTCCAGTTTGGCTCATACGCATAGCCTGGAATCGATGACGTGTTGACGACAGCTGATGCCCACGATGACTCATCAGAATCCGTCCTGCCCCGTTATTGTCAGCGGCAACCGAGTTGTTCAACTGGTTGCGCTCCCAAGCGAACACGTAGTAGTTCTTCGAGTCTCGCACACGGAACATGATGCCGATAACGTCATCATCGTAGCCACGATCTTCGACATGAACCTCGGCCGAGAACATATAGTCTTTCTTGCCGGTCGCCGCCGGATTGTAGAATCCACCTAAATCGATCTCATTTCGAGTCAAATAGATTTCCTCAACGCCGCTGTTGCGCACCACTTTCCAGTCAGACCGGTTGGTCACTTGTCCGATATTGTTCCAGCTGCTCAGAGTCGTACCAGTTTCCGTCGTAGCTTGATGGATAATATAGATCTGCTGCTTGATCCCCCATGTCGCCTGCAGGGTTGTGCTCTCGATGATCTGGCCCTCGCCGCTCGCCGTCCAGGTGAAGGGCAGCTCTTGTTTTTGCTGCTCTGGAATAATTGTGCAACGATGTTTTATTGCATCGTTCTTGATCCGGACGTTGCTCTCCTCGGCCCCCTCCCAATTTCCGGTGGCCACATTGGACTTAGCCTTGGCCGGCTCTCCGCCGCTCTGCAGCACGGCGCTGGTGACGCTTGAATTATCTGCTGCCTGCTCAGTCGTGTAGAGCAGATTTCCATTGGCATCTTCTACCGTGTAGATCGTCTCTGCCGGCAGCGATGGCATGTCGATTGGAATCATCATGCCCATGGTGCTGCGAGCATCCATGACGGCTGATCCAGACTTTAACCCGAGCATCTTCCACTCGTTTGCGTAATCCAACATCTCATGCTCAAGGAGTGCTTCTTTGGGCAGAACGGAATCCGTAATGTAGCCTGTCGTGATGACCCGCTCCTTGCCGTTCTCGTCCTTGTATTTAGCATTAACCCTGTAGCTGAACATGGGTGCTTCTCGTGGATCACTCTTGGATTTTTGCGGAACATAAATGCGGTACCCATCCACATCCGGCCGCTCCTCGAACGCATAGATTTCTTTGAGCTCTCCAGCCGACTCCACCTGCGCTAGTGTCGCTTCAGTAAAGGCGCTAACCCCGTTGATGATCCGAAGCTTCCCGCCTTCAATTGCATTCCCGTTGACTTGATTCGAGTACAGCTCAATGGTTTTCTTAACCGCCCGTGCGTTGGCGTCGATCGCAGGTGTATCCACATGGTTGTACCTTACTTTGAAGGTCTTCTCCTCATCGGTATTGAATTGCAGATACAACCAGGCCGGTATACATTGGACTTGGTTTCCGGTGGCACCGCAGCCTGAGCCTGCACGAAGATGATGTATTTGAACGTCGAATCCAGTAGATTACCGTTCTCGTCGGTGATCTGAATTTGGTTTCCTGTATAGCGGATCACCTTCTCCGGCTCGCCCGGTTCGCTGTCGTAATGATAGAAAATCTCGAAACGATAATACAGCGCAGCGGCGACCGTGTGCTCGTTTCGGATGAAACGTTTGGTAATGTTCACTTCCTTGGATGGGAACATGTCATACGGCGCCCGCAGCACGATCGGCTGGTCTTCGGAAAGAACTGTGGCATACTGCAGCTTTCCATTTTCGTCCGGCACGACCATTGATTCAATCTGGTCGATTGGGATTAGATTGTCAGGCGTAGATGAGGTATGGATCAGGGAAATGTTCTGATCAGAATCTACTCGTGGTGTATGAACAAAAGCCAGATTCACGTCGCCTTCTGGCACTTTCTCTCCAACCCGCAAAGCATAGGTGCTGTTAGGCAGCATCTTGTTGAACTCTTTCATGTGCTTCTCACCTTCCCCTTCAAGGAGCAAAGCGACTGGCGGGGTTAACCGCCAATCACCTTGATATAAATGAAGTTGCTTGCTGTTTCGCCACCTATGTCAAAATTGGCATGAACTGCAATCTGCCCCTGGATTTCATTGATCCCGTTCAAGGCAATCTTGGCGTCTCCGCTGCTGTTTGTCAAAATGACTTCGCTTCGTGTAACGCCCTTCGTGTCCTTATAGGAGATTGTGATAGACTTGTCGCCAAGTCCGATCCAGTTTTCGTTCTTGAGCGAAACTGTAATGATCGTTTGCTCATTTTGGCCCGAGCGAATAGCTGTCTTGCTCGGATTCAGTACGATGTGGTAGCGGTCGGCGACGGCAGGCTCATAATAATTCAGCAATCCGGTCGAGCTTTTACCCTCACAGATTGCCTCGTATTTCGAGATCCGACTGGCCGGTGCAATCGGCTGATCCAACTTATACACCTCGCCGGCCTGGTTTGTCATCCCGGTATAGATGATTTCGCCATCCCGGTAGATTTCGATCCGCTTATTCTCGATCGGATTATTGTTCAAGTCCTTGATTTGTGCGGTGATCGTCGCTTTACTTAGACCGTCTGCCGGCAGCGTCTTTGGTGACACGGTGATCAGTATGCGGTCTACAGCGTCCTCTGTCCGCTCTGTCATATACAAGAACCCCCGATGGTTATGATTCAAAAGCGGATTGAATACGATCTCCTCGGCTCGGTAGAACGGCGTATTCTTGGCGCCTTCGTAGAGGATCTCCATGTTCTTCATACTTTCAGCTACATAGTTCGAGTGGAGCGTGAGCATTGCGACATCTCCGCTCACATCATAATTGTAATCGAGCATGTAACTGTAATTCAGTTTGTACTTAACCTCAATTATATCAGAAAATTCCAAGGCGTTCATGAACTGAATTGAAGATTTCGTAAGATCGAATACTGGTTTTACCGTAATGCCGTTCACCTTCACCTTGAGCGTCGCAGGATCAATGTCTGAATAGGAAAGATAATACGCTGCATATCCGTTCCCACTGAAAGACTCTGTGTTTTCGAGCGTCATGTTCCAGTTCGAATCATAGAACGTTACCTTCCGCAAGGCCCCTCCGGTATTGTCTCTCACAATGACTGGTGATCCTTGCTGCGGCCGGGGCTGCACAAGCACTCGGTTATCGACCGGCGTCTTAATGTGCTTCACCGGCTGTGCATACAGGAAGAACTCTCTGTCCTGGAAATAGTAGTGACCCGAATGAATCATTGGGCTCCACGGCAACGGTGTGGCCTCTTTAATGATGGCTTTAACCGTGTAGCCAAGATACGGCGTAAGATATTCGCTGCCGACTACCTGCCGTTCCTGCCCCGGAATTGTCCATTCCAGTTTTACCATGGCGGCGCCGGTATTCTCATAGTAGTTGGCATTGACCGGATATGTCTTGCCTGCCTCCATGAAAATCGAGCCACCATACTCAACGCTTGCGTTATCCGACCAGGCATCGATTACGATCTTATTGTCAATCCACAACCGGAAGCCATCGTCCACTTGTACATTGAACTGATAATAGCCATCCAGTGGCGGGCAAATGTAGCCACGCCAGTTAATGGCGAACCCGTCGTTTGGCGTGTCGTCTTCAGGCGGTGTCATCGGCGGGATGTACGGCTCCGGCTGCTGCGGCACATAAACACCGGTCGGCAGATCCGGCTCCAAATAATCTCGATCCACCTCTGTATAGTCGCCATATTGAGGCTTAGCCGGTGCGGTGTTCGGCTCTGCTGCGACATCGGATATCACGGTCAGACTTCCGTCAGATGTCTGCTTCTCCCGCTCCGTGCCAGTTACTGATCCGACATAGACCGGGTAAGAGCTGCTGTCCTGACTGATGATATATGACAGTGCCAGCTGGTCTTGCTGCAGGTCAGTGTGTTCGGCCAAGAACCTCTGCAGATCGGACGTAAACTCCTCAGTCAGGGTCTTTGCCAGCACTTCAAGCGTTTCTACTCTCTTGTCGCTGATTGGCCGGGCAAATGAAGCCTGCAGCGAATGACGCAGTGTGGCATCGTCCAGGTATGAGTATTTGATATATCTCGTAATGTCGAAGTCCCAGAAGTACGTCTTCGGTTGAGATGCGGTCAACGGCCCCCATGCACCCATCATCAACGCTGCTGGATCTTCATCCACAAAGTCAATCTTCTGAACATCGTCAGTTGACACCGTGATACGTTTGCCCATGAGCTCCACTTTAATCGTGTGTGTTTCACTGGCTCCGAATGTCCAAGGCTCCGGCACATAGGCCAACTGGTCTTTCGTGTAGGTGAGCGATCCCGCCGACGCTGGATTCGTGCAGATGTTACGATACACGGCCATACCATTGATTGAGAGCCCTCTTGCATCCCATTCGAACGAGTAAAAGTTTTTCGTGGCAGGGTCAAATCGAAAGATCGCCCCATACATATCGTCGTCACCGGAGTTGCGCTCTTGAACTTTGAAGCTGAAGGTGTAATCTGAGAAGCTTACATGGTTCGGATTATACCAGCCGGAGCGGGATGACTGATTTTTCAGGTTCGTCACCTCGGTGTATCCGGCTTCCGGAGGGCCATGCCAATCACCGGCGTCGCTGGGGTTCTCATTCCAGATCATCCACTCATTCGTGAAATTACTCAGATCAATCGGATCCGTGGAAGGATAAACGATTTCCAGATCCAGATCGTAGTTGTAATCCATTTCCGGCTCAATTGCCTCCATGATGGTGAAGCCAGATGCCTGGACATCAAACGGAGAAGATGCTCCCCAGTCGAAATTAATAGCCTGATCGATTTGAGAGAAGGCGAACTCGCCCAAATAGTTGTCCTTCGTTGGGTCAAACTCCGAAAGAACCACATAGGATTGGATATTGATCCAATCGTTCATGGCAAGAATCTCCCGCTGCACTATCAGCTGATTGCCAGTTATGCTGAATTTCGTGTCATCCAGTTCGGCGCCGTTTTTGAATACTTGGATTTCCAGTCCGACTTGATGGTTGAGCGTAAAGGTATTGCTCACCTCGCCAATCGAATAGATTACAATCACATCGCCAGGCATAATTGCCGACCCGTGGAGCTCAAAATCTTTACCGTTTACCGTGTAGCCATTGCTGGCATCTTGCGGGATATCTGCTCCGTCATGCTTCACTGATTCAATTTTGATCGGATCAGATTCTGTAAATGAGAAAGCGCTGCGCATTGGTAATTCTTCGACTTTCCGGCCGCCGGCTTTGTACTCAATCCGGACCACATCTGTGCGCTGCAGAGCAGATGTTAATGTAATCGTCTTCTGATTTGTCGTGAGATCTGTCGTGACCGTGCCGTTGATTTTAACAATTACCGTGCCTGGATCCGGCAGATAATCCATGGTGAATGATTGAGTTGGCGCCCCCATGTTATGCGTTACAAGATAGGCGGTATCTTGTGGTCCGGCATTTCTCACGATGACAGTCCATTCGCCTGGATCCGGATCAGTGAAAGTCATCAACTCCTGTCCATCTTGATCGCCACCGAACGCATATTTCGAGCATGAGCTGCGGTCCATTAGTTCAAGTGCATGTTCGCTCCATGTGCCGTTCATGAAGTTCAGCCCGAACGATTCGCCGCTCGGCGCCACCACGTTCAGATCCGGATACTCTTCGCCAGCATCACTCATGAAGCTACCTGAGATCGACAGAATCGGCTGGCCAGCTGCAACTTCTATGACGGCTACCGTCTGAAACTCCTTGGCTTTAATTGTCCCTCTGATCGGCTCGCTGCCAGCCATATAGGATTGGATCGCCTGTTCGCCAGGGAAGTATGCTTCTACATCCTCCGTGTTTACATTGAAGATCTGCTGCTTACGCTTGTAGTCACCGCCTACCTTGAAAGCCTGGCTCCGAACCTCGGTGATCTGTGGGAACTTGTAATAGGTGCCGAAGAGTCCACCTTGATCGCCAGGGATCTGTTCGACCCAAGTCGAGATGAATGGGTTTCCACTTGTCACCTCAATGTGATCGACGATCACATTGTGATCGTAATTTGGATCATCCGTGGGCTGCACCTGCACTGGCTCTGTAATGATTGTGAAGGCGTCTCGCTTTGCTTCAAACGTTCTTGTGTCTTCCTTCCACGGCGTGAACCAATCCGTGTACCAGATATATTTGTCCATGTAGCTTGAAGAGAAGGTGATCGCTTTCTTGTATTCGTTGTAGATAAATGTCACCCTGGGGTCATCTACTTCAATGAAAGGCCCTTGGATATGTGTCAGGTTTTCCGGAAGGAACACAACCTCGGCCGGCACGTCTACCAGATCTGCTTTGCCCAGCTGCTGGGTCATGTACGGTCGCTTGCCGTTCACTTTTCCGTAACCAAGGTACTGGCCAGAAGTCCATGGAATATAACGTGGATCCGGGTCACAGACAACGACAACACGATCGGCCATGATGGTAGTTTTTATAATTGGCGTACTCGTCATTGGATTGTTCTGTGTGGCATTCCGTGTTGTGAGACTCGGATTGCTCTCCCAGTACATCCAGACATGCGGCTTGCCGATTGGGGACTTCTGCAGCAGGAAATGAACGTCCTCATAAAAGTAAGGCATCGGCGTATTCTTGTAGGGCTCGACGTAATGCTCCGGCATCGGCGGGATCTGGATATAGAGCTTCTTGCTGCTCGTGACCGTGCCCTCGTTATGGATGTCGGCCGGGAAGATTCCCTTATACCACTCCGTCGTTTTAAGCATAAGAATGTCATTGCCGTTTGTCGTGATCTTGCTTCCGCCGCCGCCGGCCCATTGGATCTTATCGTAGTCCGGATTCACGGTCCCGCTATTGTTGAACGTCTCAAGTGCATACTCGACCCAGCTCCCGCCGCCAAAGTCAGCAACGAGTGGCTTCATTACCCAATCTTGATAAGCATAGATCGTCTCCACAAACGACTTCTCCGTTACCTTCTCCTCCGCCTGCGTCATCCACATCGTGAGCTTTTGATTATCGTCCCACGCATATTGGTTGTCGTCTTTGCCCGGCTTAATTAGCGTGAACACCGGCACGACATTCGATAGGTCCGGATGATCTTGCCTGAATTTGGCGATCTCGACTTGGAACAGGCGATTGCAATCCTCAATGACTACATTGCCTTTTTCCTTGCCGATATTGTCCGGCGTAATCATGGCTTTGCCGTTCTTGGTTGCAGTGCTCGATATGACTTCACCAGCATTGCCAGGATTAAACGATTTGACCTTCACTGGGCCGCCGATGGAGGCCGTGATAGATCCAGTTGTAGGATTCTGCACTTCGCCCTGAATCGATATGACTTTATAATTTTGCGGCGTCGATCCAATCTTGGCGATTAGGCTGGGCTTGATGTACTGGTCGGCGTTAGTAGATACCGTCTTCTCCCCGGTGCCTGTGTAGCTATCCCACTCGGTCGAGCCGGTTACGGTTTTGTAGTCAGCAAAATCGATCTTATAGAACTGCACGGCCTGCGAGAAGTTCGCAATGCCGAAGCTGCCATTTGTCCATGCCGTCTTGCATTCGAACATTTTCTGAAGCGTGTAATTCGGTGATGCCAGATACACTTCCACGGTATCACCAATACAGCGCACCTCGATGCTGTTGGTCTGCTCCATCACCCACCCGAAGGTGTTCTGATCATTAGCCTGCGTGATTTGCGTCAGCTTGCCGTCCACAACTTTGTAGACCCTGAAGTGGTTCTGCTTCCAGCCCGTTTCGTTCTCGTAGACATCCATACGGTCAGCATAGTCTCGTGATTTGATCATGTACTGATCCCATTCGCCGTTGTCGTTTCCAGTGAACACATCGGCGCCGTCCAAATGCCCTGCCATCCGCCAGGACCCCGGTGTACGATCATGTCGCTCCCACATGGCCATATAGAAGTTACGAGCGTCTTTTGCCCGGAAGATCAGAGCAACTACATCATCATCCTGTCCTCCGGTTGATGCATCAACGGTTGAGAGGATCGGCTTGAAGTCGGTCGATACGGAATAGTCCGTCTTGGAATAATGCTCCTTGGAGATAGCCCCGCTCCAGTGTGTCCGGTTCACAGTCTCGTAAACATACTCTCCGTTGGGCGCCAGTTTCCACACATTATTGGCTCCTGCACCCACATAAGCGCTTTTACCAGAAGAGAAATCAAACAGCGACTTGGCGGAAACGGATCCGCCTACCTGGTAGCTCACGCCCCAATTGACACGATACTTCATGGCGTCAACGCCAACGACGCCGCCGATGTCTAACTTCACTTCCCAATCTCGCTCTACAGGCAATTTTCGCCGCTCCGTGATCTTGTATTCAAACTTCTTGCCGGGGTAAGCATCAATCGATGCCTTGTAGGGAGATTCATTGTCATTGACGAATAGGTCTCCCTTGTACTGGATGCCGTATTGGAACGACAGCTCCGGATAAATCATTGCTTCATGCTTTCGTCTTCCCCGCATACGAGCGGCGTATTGGAACGGAAGCGTCTGGTTTTCGGATGATGGCTGCTTGACCTGCAGATCGTCATTGTCCCCGATCCCGGAATGAAACGCATGCTTCTGCTCTTTGCTCATGTGGCTCACCCCTTCGTAAGAGTAGCCAGCACCCGAAGGTGCTGGCATGATTGTTTATACCTGTGGTGTCTCTTGTTTGCTCCCACCGGAGTTTGCGTCCTTGCCCGCATTCAGGGAAACCCGATTCTTGTAATCCTGTAAAGCGAAATGGGCTTCTCTAAAGCTTGTCCAATCGGACTCCGGAATTTTGTCGAAGCTGGTCGCATACAAAATCATGTAGGCTTTGTCGTAGAAGTTATCGACCAGATACACGTAAGATTCAGCGTCGATCTCGTTTTGATCATACTTGAGCAGCCCCGCCTTTTCCCGATCCCAGATTTCTCTCCAAGATTTAGCTACACGTATTGCCTCCTGTAAACCCGTCGGATTATCCCTCAACTTCTCGATCATATCCGTTAAGTCGTTAGACTGCTGGACATAACCGGTCAGGAAGTAATCAAGCTCTGCATCCGGCAGTGTAGTTTTGTCATCCTCTTTGATCGGAGCGGCCGGCTGATCTGCTACGATCAAAGCGTGGAGCTCTTTCCAGTGCTGTTTCACAATCGTTTTGCGATGCCCGAATTGTGCCTCGGAAAGCACAGCATCAAGAGTTGTCCATTCCTTTGCGGAAACCTGCTTCGTTTCTTTGCTCAAAACGGAGAAGCCAACTCTATACATTCGATCGATGTGGTAGATAATATTGTTGATATCCGTATTGTACTTTTTAATCAGAACGGGCCGGTCCTTGTTCCATTTGGCGAGCCACTGCTTTCCGAGTTTGTTCAGGTTGGCTCTGGTGTTCGATCCGTCCTTCGTTGTCCTTACATAATCCCCAAAAGCTGTCGCTGAGCTAAAGTTGGTTTCTGCCAAAGCGTTTATCTTCTTGTCGCCGAAGTTTAGGTTTGGCGTCTTAATCATGCTGTATAGCTCGTCGATCTCGGCCTTCGTGAGCTGAGCAACAGTGGTCTTTGTTGGATCAACGTCTGCGAAGCTGACTCCCGGTACGATGATCGTAAAGATCATAGCCAAGAGGATAAAGCTGCTTAAAATTCTTCTCTTCATTCTGTCATCTCCTAGTCTTTGGTAGTGGGCCTATAGATCCATTATAGACGCATTACCAAAATCATGTAAATGAGAGAATATCAGATTTTAAGAGATATTAAGAGAAAACAGGAGATTTTGGCTCAAACATATAGTTTTTCCAGACTTCAATGTCGGAATCCCACATATTCGGTAAATAACCAAGTCCAGTGAGCGAGGCATCGATAGTATCCCAGAAACCTTCGTCCCAGTTGAATTTGCCCCACATGATCGGCGCAACCTGATTGATATAGGCAACCCAGTTTTCCAATGTCGCCGTTGCCTGGCCGTCTTGCTGATACATCAAAAGATGCAGCTCTTCATCCTCCTGATCGTGAAGCTCATGCTTCTTGATTCCTTGGATAAAGGATACGACATGCTTGTTACCCTGATTGACGGCTTGAATAATGATCGTGCCGTCGGCATCCACGGTGTAGGTGTTCAACTGCAGCGGCCGTCCATCCAGGCGCAGTGTTCGCTCATCAATCCCTTTTCCCTTGATGACGAGGTTCTTCAGGTCATTATTCCAAGTGATCCGCTTAATCAGGTTCAGTTCACGACCAAGCGCATGGGTAAGTCCTAGATCACTGCTGTTTGCCGGGTACCGGAATGCATCGAGGATCCGCTCTTTGTAATCGACGTTCTTCTCCTGATGGAGCCGCTCGACGCCGGTCAGCAGGCCGAACTCATCAAATGGATTCCAGATTTGATGCGGGATCGGCGTGGCCGTGATCGAGCTGCCGTTGATGACGATTTCTAGCGGATTGTACTTGAACTGCGAATACATCCGACGCTTGGTATAATCAACGATCGCTCCTTCTCCCAGCTTATTGAAGAAGAAGCTCTTGAGATCCGGAAGCAGCGGTATGACGATGCCGGCAGATCGAAATACAGCTGTATCTTCGGCATTAATGATCGGCAGC
Encoded here:
- a CDS encoding PA14 domain-containing protein translates to MSKEQKHAFHSGIGDNDDLQVKQPSSENQTLPFQYAARMRGRRKHEAMIYPELSFQYGIQYKGDLFVNDNESPYKASIDAYPGKKFEYKITERRKLPVERDWEVKLDIGGVVGVDAMKYRVNWGVSYQVGGSVSAKSLFDFSSGKSAYVGAGANNVWKLAPNGEYVYETVNRTHWSGAISKEHYSKTDYSVSTDFKPILSTVDASTGGQDDDVVALIFRAKDARNFYMAMWERHDRTPGSWRMAGHLDGADVFTGNDNGEWDQYMIKSRDYADRMDVYENETGWKQNHFRVYKVVDGKLTQITQANDQNTFGWVMEQTNSIEVRCIGDTVEVYLASPNYTLQKMFECKTAWTNGSFGIANFSQAVQFYKIDFADYKTVTGSTEWDSYTGTGEKTVSTNADQYIKPSLIAKIGSTPQNYKVISIQGEVQNPTTGSITASIGGPVKVKSFNPGNAGEVISSTATKNGKAMITPDNIGKEKGNVVIEDCNRLFQVEIAKFRQDHPDLSNVVPVFTLIKPGKDDNQYAWDDNQKLTMWMTQAEEKVTEKSFVETIYAYQDWVMKPLVADFGGGSWVEYALETFNNSGTVNPDYDKIQWAGGGGSKITTNGNDILMLKTTEWYKGIFPADIHNEGTVTSSKKLYIQIPPMPEHYVEPYKNTPMPYFYEDVHFLLQKSPIGKPHVWMYWESNPSLTTRNATQNNPMTSTPIIKTTIMADRVVVVCDPDPRYIPWTSGQYLGYGKVNGKRPYMTQQLGKADLVDVPAEVVFLPENLTHIQGPFIEVDDPRVTFIYNEYKKAITFSSSYMDKYIWYTDWFTPWKEDTRTFEAKRDAFTIITEPVQVQPTDDPNYDHNVIVDHIEVTSGNPFISTWVEQIPGDQGGLFGTYYKFPQITEVRSQAFKVGGDYKRKQQIFNVNTEDVEAYFPGEQAIQSYMAGSEPIRGTIKAKEFQTVAVIEVAAGQPILSISGSFMSDAGEEYPDLNVVAPSGESFGLNFMNGTWSEHALELMDRSSCSKYAFGGDQDGQELMTFTDPDPGEWTVIVRNAGPQDTAYLVTHNMGAPTQSFTMDYLPDPGTVIVKINGTVTTDLTTNQKTITLTSALQRTDVVRIEYKAGGRKVEELPMRSAFSFTESDPIKIESVKHDGADIPQDASNGYTVNGKDFELHGSAIMPGDVIVIYSIGEVSNTFTLNHQVGLEIQVFKNGAELDDTKFSITGNQLIVQREILAMNDWINIQSYVVLSEFDPTKDNYLGEFAFSQIDQAINFDWGASSPFDVQASGFTIMEAIEPEMDYNYDLDLEIVYPSTDPIDLSNFTNEWMIWNENPSDAGDWHGPPEAGYTEVTNLKNQSSRSGWYNPNHVSFSDYTFSFKVQERNSGDDDMYGAIFRFDPATKNFYSFEWDARGLSINGMAVYRNICTNPASAGSLTYTKDQLAYVPEPWTFGASETHTIKVELMGKRITVSTDDVQKIDFVDEDPAALMMGAWGPLTASQPKTYFWDFDITRYIKYSYLDDATLRHSLQASFARPISDKRVETLEVLAKTLTEEFTSDLQRFLAEHTDLQQDQLALSYIISQDSSSYPVYVGSVTGTEREKQTSDGSLTVISDVAAEPNTAPAKPQYGDYTEVDRDYLEPDLPTGVYVPQQPEPYIPPMTPPEDDTPNDGFAINWRGYICPPLDGYYQFNVQVDDGFRLWIDNKIVIDAWSDNASVEYGGSIFMEAGKTYPVNANYYENTGAAMVKLEWTIPGQERQVVGSEYLTPYLGYTVKAIIKEATPLPWSPMIHSGHYYFQDREFFLYAQPVKHIKTPVDNRVLVQPRPQQGSPVIVRDNTGGALRKVTFYDSNWNMTLENTESFSGNGYAAYYLSYSDIDPATLKVKVNGITVKPVFDLTKSSIQFMNALEFSDIIEVKYKLNYSYMLDYNYDVSGDVAMLTLHSNYVAESMKNMEILYEGAKNTPFYRAEEIVFNPLLNHNHRGFLYMTERTEDAVDRILITVSPKTLPADGLSKATITAQIKDLNNNPIENKRIEIYRDGEIIYTGMTNQAGEVYKLDQPIAPASRISKYEAICEGKSSTGLLNYYEPAVADRYHIVLNPSKTAIRSGQNEQTIITVSLKNENWIGLGDKSITISYKDTKGVTRSEVILTNSSGDAKIALNGINEIQGQIAVHANFDIGGETASNFIYIKVIGG